A genomic region of Enterococcus sp. 12C11_DIV0727 contains the following coding sequences:
- a CDS encoding glycoside hydrolase family 1 protein encodes MDYQFPKGFWWGSAASGPQTEGVFEGDGKAQNIWDFWYEEKPEKFFNNVGPDKTSRFYKKYQEDIQLMKETGHNSFRTSIQWSRLIPDPETGVVNPKAVEFYNQVIDGLLENGIEPFFNLYHFDMPMTMQEKGGWLNREVVDQYVFYAKTCFELFGDRVKKWFTHNEPIVPVEGGYLYGWHYPDEVNLKHGVQVAYHEALASAKAIEAYHSLDLDGEIGIVLNLTPTYPRDEQNKADVEAARLVDGLFNRSFLDPAVKGHFPEDIIKWVKENDLMPITTPEDLKTIAKNTIDLLGVNYYQPRRVKAKETPVEIAGNSILPEDFYDVYDMPGKKMNPYRGWEIYEKGIYDTLINLKENYGNIRCYISENGMGVEGEERFVNADGMIEDDYRIEFVTDHLKWVHQAIQEGSQVQGYHMWTCMDNWSWLNAYKNRYGFIAVDLEQEGKRTIKKSGYWFKELTRNNGFN; translated from the coding sequence ATGGATTATCAATTTCCAAAAGGTTTTTGGTGGGGATCTGCAGCTAGTGGCCCACAGACAGAAGGTGTTTTTGAAGGTGATGGAAAAGCGCAAAATATCTGGGATTTTTGGTATGAAGAAAAACCTGAAAAATTCTTTAACAATGTAGGGCCAGATAAAACGTCACGTTTTTACAAAAAGTATCAAGAAGATATTCAACTGATGAAAGAAACAGGTCATAATTCTTTTCGCACGTCGATTCAATGGAGCCGTCTGATTCCTGATCCTGAGACTGGAGTAGTCAATCCAAAGGCGGTTGAATTTTATAATCAGGTTATTGATGGTCTATTAGAAAATGGAATTGAGCCTTTCTTTAATTTGTATCACTTTGATATGCCGATGACGATGCAAGAAAAAGGCGGCTGGCTTAATCGTGAAGTCGTTGATCAGTATGTTTTTTATGCTAAAACTTGTTTTGAATTATTTGGCGATCGTGTGAAGAAATGGTTTACACACAACGAGCCGATCGTACCAGTTGAAGGTGGCTATTTATACGGGTGGCACTATCCTGATGAAGTCAACTTAAAGCACGGTGTTCAAGTAGCTTATCATGAAGCGCTAGCCAGCGCTAAAGCAATTGAGGCTTATCATAGTCTGGATTTAGATGGTGAAATAGGGATCGTGCTTAATTTGACACCTACTTACCCAAGAGATGAACAAAATAAAGCAGATGTTGAAGCGGCACGTTTAGTCGATGGCTTATTCAATCGCTCATTCTTAGATCCGGCAGTTAAAGGTCATTTCCCAGAAGATATTATAAAATGGGTCAAAGAAAATGATTTAATGCCTATAACAACACCAGAAGATCTAAAAACAATAGCAAAGAATACGATCGATCTTTTAGGGGTTAATTATTACCAACCGCGCAGAGTAAAAGCGAAAGAGACTCCTGTGGAAATTGCAGGGAACAGTATTTTACCAGAAGATTTCTATGATGTATATGATATGCCAGGTAAAAAGATGAATCCATATCGTGGTTGGGAAATTTATGAAAAAGGTATTTACGATACCTTAATAAATTTGAAGGAAAACTATGGCAATATCCGCTGCTATATTTCTGAAAATGGTATGGGTGTTGAAGGAGAAGAACGCTTTGTAAATGCTGATGGCATGATCGAAGATGATTATCGGATTGAATTTGTGACAGATCATTTAAAATGGGTTCATCAAGCTATTCAAGAAGGCAGCCAAGTTCAAGGCTATCACATGTGGACGTGTATGGATAACTGGTCATGGCTAAATGCTTATAAAAACCGTTATGGCTTTATTGCAGTTGATTTAGAACAAGAAGGTAAGCGAACAATCAAGAAAAGTGGCTACTGGTTCAAAGAACTGACAAGAAATAATGGTTTTAATTAA
- a CDS encoding PTS sugar transporter subunit IIC: MDKFVQWMEKYFMPKASVIAAQRHLVAIRDAFVVTMPLMILGALAVLINNLPIPGFPELMDKLFPMIANDAPIWKSFGGNIWNGTFAIFSVLIAFLVAYNLVRSYGKDGIAAGTVSVASFFAVGGLSGMDATGLFIALVIALISGELFQRLVGNDKLVIKMPDGVPPAVAKSFAALLPAMITISLFSLITSILLGLGIDNIVVSFYEAVQKPFMGLANSYPSALLLAFITPFLWFFGLHGANMVDPLMQTINVPAIDANIKALEAGEKIPYIVNKPFFDSFVNLGGTGATLGLLIAIFLVGRKNKPFKVITNLSLAPGIFNINEPVMFGLPIVLNPIMFIPFIITPMVLVTTAYIATSTGLVPAATFMPPWVTPPIIGGFLATKSIAGGVLAAVNLAISVLIYIPFVKVATDQFLKQEAAAQAQESK, translated from the coding sequence ATGGACAAATTTGTTCAATGGATGGAAAAATATTTTATGCCGAAAGCTTCAGTAATTGCAGCACAACGGCACTTGGTGGCAATTCGTGATGCCTTTGTGGTAACGATGCCGTTAATGATTTTAGGCGCACTTGCAGTTTTGATCAACAATCTACCGATTCCTGGATTTCCAGAATTAATGGATAAACTATTTCCAATGATTGCCAATGATGCACCAATTTGGAAAAGCTTTGGTGGGAACATTTGGAACGGAACATTTGCAATTTTTTCAGTTTTAATTGCCTTTTTAGTGGCTTATAACTTAGTGAGATCTTATGGTAAAGATGGTATTGCAGCAGGAACTGTTTCAGTTGCTTCATTCTTTGCTGTTGGCGGACTAAGTGGTATGGATGCTACAGGATTATTTATTGCATTAGTTATTGCACTTATTTCAGGTGAATTATTCCAAAGATTAGTTGGGAATGACAAATTAGTTATTAAAATGCCGGATGGCGTTCCGCCAGCGGTTGCAAAATCATTTGCGGCATTATTGCCTGCGATGATCACGATCAGCTTGTTCAGTTTGATCACATCTATTTTATTAGGTCTTGGAATCGACAACATTGTGGTTTCATTCTATGAGGCCGTTCAAAAACCATTTATGGGATTGGCAAATAGCTATCCTTCAGCGTTATTATTAGCTTTTATTACACCATTCTTATGGTTCTTCGGACTACATGGAGCGAATATGGTGGATCCTTTGATGCAAACGATCAATGTTCCAGCAATCGATGCAAATATCAAAGCCTTAGAAGCAGGGGAAAAAATTCCTTATATCGTAAACAAACCGTTCTTTGATTCTTTTGTCAATTTAGGTGGAACAGGTGCTACTTTAGGTCTATTGATTGCCATTTTCTTAGTAGGACGCAAAAACAAACCATTTAAAGTCATTACAAACCTAAGTTTAGCACCAGGTATTTTCAATATTAACGAACCAGTAATGTTTGGTTTGCCGATCGTATTAAATCCGATCATGTTTATTCCATTTATCATTACGCCAATGGTTCTTGTAACAACGGCTTATATTGCAACATCAACAGGTTTAGTTCCAGCGGCTACATTTATGCCACCTTGGGTAACACCACCGATCATTGGCGGATTCTTAGCAACTAAGAGTATTGCTGGTGGTGTCTTAGCTGCAGTTAACTTAGCGATTTCTGTCTTGATTTATATTCCGTTTGTAAAAGTAGCAACGGATCAATTCTTGAAACAAGAAGCAGCAGCACAAGCACAAGAAAGCAAATAA
- the sfsA gene encoding DNA/RNA nuclease SfsA yields MTYPNVYLAYFIDRPNRFIAQCRLQETGEIVTVHVKNTGRCKELFHPEVEVALSYQPSPKRKTEYDLIAVKKNDVWFNIDSQVPNALAAQAIQAGTIVLPDLNGEIISVKREKRFAHSQFDILVKTNTGHQAFVEVKGMTLENHGVGAFPDAPTLRGLKHVTELIEATKEGYQSYVLFVVQFEKVEIATIHTAMQPALAEIILSGQKQGLSVIAYNCSVTPDTIAIEHQVPFDVAKTFEDPNSER; encoded by the coding sequence ATTACATATCCCAATGTGTATTTAGCGTATTTTATTGATAGACCAAATCGTTTTATTGCACAGTGTCGCTTACAAGAGACCGGTGAAATAGTAACGGTTCACGTAAAAAACACTGGCCGCTGTAAAGAACTATTTCATCCGGAAGTTGAAGTTGCTTTATCCTATCAGCCTTCTCCAAAGAGAAAAACAGAGTATGATCTAATTGCGGTTAAAAAAAATGATGTATGGTTTAATATCGATAGTCAAGTTCCAAATGCACTGGCTGCTCAGGCAATCCAAGCAGGTACCATTGTTTTACCAGACTTAAATGGCGAAATTATTTCGGTAAAAAGAGAAAAGCGTTTCGCCCATTCACAGTTTGACATACTAGTAAAAACGAATACCGGGCATCAAGCTTTCGTTGAAGTGAAAGGGATGACCTTAGAAAATCACGGAGTAGGCGCCTTTCCTGATGCACCAACGTTACGTGGCTTAAAACATGTAACAGAATTGATCGAAGCCACAAAAGAAGGGTATCAAAGCTATGTATTGTTTGTTGTTCAATTTGAAAAAGTTGAAATAGCAACGATCCATACAGCGATGCAGCCAGCTTTAGCAGAAATCATTTTATCAGGACAAAAACAAGGATTAAGCGTCATTGCTTACAATTGTAGTGTCACTCCTGATACAATAGCAATAGAACATCAGGTACCGTTTGATGTTGCCAAAACGTTTGAAGATCCAAATTCAGAAAGGTGA
- a CDS encoding PTS sugar transporter subunit IIB: protein MAKKTIMLVCSAGMSTSLLVTKMQKAAEDRGMEADIFAVSASDADNNLEAKDVNVLLLGPQVRFMKSQFEQKLAPKGIPFDVINMSDYGMMNGEKVLDQAIALMDQ, encoded by the coding sequence ATGGCTAAAAAAACAATTATGTTAGTATGTTCAGCAGGAATGAGTACCAGTTTATTAGTAACAAAAATGCAAAAAGCAGCAGAAGATCGTGGAATGGAAGCAGATATTTTTGCAGTATCGGCATCAGATGCAGACAACAACCTAGAAGCTAAAGATGTAAACGTATTACTTTTAGGACCACAAGTACGTTTCATGAAATCACAATTTGAGCAAAAATTAGCACCAAAAGGAATTCCTTTTGACGTGATCAACATGTCTGATTATGGCATGATGAATGGCGAAAAAGTCTTAGATCAAGCAATCGCTTTGATGGATCAGTAA
- a CDS encoding PTS sugar transporter subunit IIB, translated as MAKKTIMLVCSAGMSTSLLVTKMQKAAEDRGMEADIFAVSASDADNNLEAKDVNVLLLGPQVRFMKAQFEQKLAPKGIPFDVINMSDYGMMNGEKVLDQAISLMGN; from the coding sequence ATGGCTAAAAAAACAATTATGTTAGTATGTTCAGCAGGAATGAGTACCAGTTTATTAGTAACAAAAATGCAAAAAGCAGCAGAAGATCGTGGAATGGAAGCAGATATTTTTGCAGTATCGGCATCAGATGCAGACAACAACCTAGAAGCTAAAGATGTAAACGTATTACTTTTAGGACCACAAGTACGTTTCATGAAAGCACAATTTGAGCAAAAACTAGCACCAAAAGGAATTCCCTTTGACGTGATCAACATGTCTGATTATGGCATGATGAACGGCGAAAAAGTATTGGATCAAGCAATTTCTTTAATGGGTAATTAA
- a CDS encoding sigma 54-interacting transcriptional regulator, producing MKSRKDEILAVLELKTQGMTAAEVAKELSIDRSNASRYLSELFKEQKIIKSDGRPVVYSVVTEEDRVHVDSSSEVTFDNLVGAQDSLKVSIQQAKAAILYPPRGLHTIIFGETGTGKSLFAECMYHFAVDSNTLAKDAPFVSFNCADYAQNPQLLFGHIFGVKKGAYTGANEDSPGLMSKADGGILFLDEIHRLPPEGQEMLFTFIDKGIYRPLGESGQTYEASVQIIGATTESSESFLTTFNRRIPMAITLPSLDARSLDERYDIISLFIKQEANRLNQRIDIKREAILAFMLYDAEGNIGQVKRDLKLVCAKSFLHYRTHNESSLVIQKRDLPLQVQKGLLKIKEVSDRLDRFVDSKSNYLSFEPGTNEVVWSQDPARDMQVYNEIEEKVATLSANELENVNLEQLISSDMDAYFQTYVDELTQNPVHKELLPEPIWKLTDQLYDIAEKRLERTYNEKARFAFALHLQSTIERVREGHVIVHPNLNNVRKKMKKEFQVAMDLSAIIEEENNIEIPFDEIGFISMFLSINVGSKEKVHENNVGVVVLMHGDSTASSMLKTAQELLGTETGVAMNMPLTMEVQTMYEQLKTFVLNHREKLVNGMLLLTDMGSLNSFGNLIFEETGIRTKAITMTSTMIVLEAIRMASVGRSLEDIYQNIQMSFESIIREQFRTSPQNRDEVKKAVVVTCFTGEGVAAKLYQRILPVIDENKVEIIQMQFLEREAFKKHIDSLMEEYEIKAIAGTVDVEYQNIPFFSAYDIFDDEKLNVLKRIAGDEVPTEKIVKSLGGTITAVDSLQKLIVMLQKTVHQIQTDMHIIVEPGVDAGIVIHLAFLVDAILKGEKSKEFEHLPEFMKKNRLETDVTRTNLMVIEKAYRVAFTESDIAHLTQLFLENRIKAISEYKQN from the coding sequence ATGAAATCTAGAAAAGACGAGATTTTAGCAGTTTTAGAATTAAAAACACAAGGCATGACGGCAGCAGAGGTTGCCAAAGAGTTGTCAATCGATCGAAGTAACGCGAGTCGTTACTTAAGCGAACTATTCAAAGAACAAAAAATTATTAAAAGCGATGGCCGTCCTGTAGTCTATTCCGTTGTAACAGAAGAAGACAGAGTACATGTGGACAGTTCCAGTGAGGTAACATTTGATAACTTAGTTGGGGCGCAAGACTCTTTGAAAGTCAGCATCCAGCAGGCTAAAGCGGCAATTTTATATCCGCCGCGTGGCTTACATACTATCATCTTTGGTGAAACTGGAACCGGTAAATCGTTATTTGCAGAATGTATGTATCATTTTGCGGTCGATTCAAACACGCTAGCAAAAGATGCTCCATTTGTTTCGTTTAACTGTGCTGATTACGCTCAGAATCCTCAATTGCTTTTTGGGCATATTTTTGGTGTGAAAAAAGGGGCATACACTGGAGCTAATGAAGATAGCCCAGGTTTGATGTCAAAAGCCGATGGAGGAATTCTATTCCTTGATGAAATCCATCGCTTACCACCAGAAGGACAAGAAATGTTGTTCACTTTTATTGATAAAGGCATCTATCGCCCACTTGGTGAAAGTGGTCAAACCTATGAAGCATCTGTTCAAATTATTGGGGCAACTACAGAATCTTCTGAAAGCTTTTTAACAACCTTTAACCGCCGAATTCCGATGGCTATCACATTACCATCGTTAGATGCACGCTCACTTGATGAACGATATGATATTATTTCATTGTTTATCAAACAAGAAGCAAATCGTTTAAATCAACGAATCGATATTAAAAGAGAAGCGATCCTAGCATTTATGTTATATGATGCAGAAGGCAATATTGGACAAGTCAAACGAGACTTGAAACTGGTTTGTGCAAAATCTTTTCTACATTATCGTACTCATAACGAGTCTAGTTTAGTGATCCAAAAACGAGATTTACCACTTCAAGTTCAAAAGGGATTATTAAAAATCAAAGAAGTTTCTGATCGTTTAGATCGTTTTGTTGATAGTAAAAGTAATTATCTAAGCTTTGAACCTGGTACGAATGAAGTTGTTTGGTCTCAAGATCCAGCTCGTGATATGCAGGTTTACAATGAAATCGAAGAAAAAGTGGCTACATTATCAGCTAATGAATTAGAAAATGTTAATTTGGAACAACTAATTTCCAGTGACATGGATGCCTATTTCCAAACGTACGTGGATGAATTGACTCAAAATCCAGTACACAAAGAATTATTGCCAGAGCCAATTTGGAAGCTAACAGATCAATTATATGATATCGCAGAAAAAAGATTAGAGCGTACCTACAATGAAAAAGCGCGTTTTGCTTTTGCACTCCATTTACAAAGTACAATCGAGCGAGTTAGAGAGGGACATGTAATTGTTCATCCTAACTTAAACAATGTTCGTAAAAAAATGAAAAAAGAATTTCAAGTTGCCATGGATTTATCTGCAATCATAGAAGAAGAAAATAATATTGAAATTCCTTTTGATGAGATTGGTTTTATCAGTATGTTTTTATCGATCAATGTCGGCAGTAAAGAAAAAGTTCATGAGAACAATGTTGGCGTTGTCGTTTTGATGCACGGTGATTCCACAGCTTCAAGTATGCTAAAAACAGCGCAAGAATTACTTGGAACTGAGACCGGTGTGGCGATGAACATGCCGCTGACCATGGAAGTTCAAACCATGTATGAACAGCTAAAAACTTTTGTATTGAATCATCGTGAGAAATTAGTCAATGGTATGTTGCTTTTAACGGATATGGGTTCATTAAATTCGTTTGGTAACCTGATTTTTGAAGAAACGGGTATTCGTACGAAAGCAATCACTATGACCAGTACGATGATTGTGTTAGAAGCTATTCGTATGGCTAGTGTGGGACGTAGCTTAGAGGATATCTATCAAAATATTCAAATGTCATTTGAAAGTATTATTAGAGAACAATTTAGAACGAGTCCGCAAAATCGAGATGAAGTTAAAAAAGCGGTTGTAGTCACTTGTTTCACTGGTGAAGGGGTAGCAGCGAAGCTGTACCAACGAATTTTACCCGTTATTGATGAAAACAAAGTAGAGATTATCCAAATGCAGTTCTTAGAACGTGAAGCATTTAAAAAGCATATCGACAGTTTGATGGAAGAATATGAAATCAAAGCAATTGCAGGAACGGTAGATGTTGAATACCAAAATATTCCGTTCTTTTCAGCCTATGATATCTTCGATGATGAAAAACTAAATGTATTAAAACGTATCGCAGGAGATGAGGTGCCAACGGAGAAAATCGTAAAATCATTAGGTGGCACGATTACGGCAGTCGATTCATTACAAAAATTAATTGTCATGCTGCAAAAAACAGTTCATCAAATCCAAACCGATATGCATATTATCGTAGAACCTGGTGTAGACGCTGGGATCGTGATTCATCTGGCTTTCTTAGTCGATGCTATTTTAAAAGGCGAAAAATCAAAAGAATTTGAGCATCTTCCTGAATTTATGAAAAAGAACCGCTTAGAAACAGATGTAACTAGAACCAATTTAATGGTGATCGAAAAAGCCTATCGTGTAGCCTTTACTGAGTCTGATATTGCACATCTTACACAACTATTTTTAGAAAATAGAATTAAAGCTATCTCAGAATATAAACAAAATTAA
- a CDS encoding Gfo/Idh/MocA family protein, giving the protein MIHLGIIGTNWISHQFVKAALETNRYDLTAVYSRKLETAQKFGEEYGDVEYATDLKTFFGIAHMDTVYIASPNSLHFEQAKQGILAGKNIIVEKPAFSTPEEMNEIIELANQQKVFFFEAARNIHEKSFKKIAELLPLKNQIIGANFTYMKYSSRYDQVLDGQEPNIFSPHFSGGAMADLGVYLVYAAVGWFGMPNESHYFARKIPTAVDGIGTAILRYDLFDVTLQTGKNADSFLDSEIYFDGGTLILDSVNAISKAEYHNRNHQERDIISVTTEENPMIEEANDFADILENPNDSTMGVRYEEWVELSRNVNKVLTSLRKSAGIVFDADKA; this is encoded by the coding sequence ATGATTCACTTAGGTATTATTGGAACAAACTGGATTAGTCATCAATTTGTCAAAGCAGCGTTGGAAACAAACCGCTATGATTTGACAGCAGTCTATTCACGCAAGTTAGAAACAGCTCAAAAATTTGGTGAAGAGTATGGTGATGTTGAATATGCAACGGATTTAAAAACATTTTTTGGGATTGCTCATATGGATACGGTTTATATCGCGTCACCGAATTCACTCCATTTTGAACAGGCAAAACAAGGCATTTTAGCCGGCAAAAATATTATTGTTGAAAAACCAGCTTTCTCAACACCGGAAGAAATGAACGAAATTATTGAGTTGGCTAATCAGCAAAAAGTCTTCTTTTTTGAAGCTGCTCGTAATATCCATGAGAAAAGTTTCAAAAAAATTGCTGAGCTATTGCCTTTAAAAAATCAAATTATAGGTGCAAATTTCACCTATATGAAATATTCTTCACGCTATGACCAAGTGTTGGATGGTCAAGAACCAAATATTTTTTCACCTCATTTTTCAGGTGGAGCTATGGCGGATTTAGGTGTCTATTTAGTCTATGCCGCAGTGGGGTGGTTCGGTATGCCAAATGAAAGTCATTATTTTGCAAGAAAAATCCCAACAGCTGTTGATGGAATTGGCACAGCGATTTTAAGATATGATTTATTTGATGTAACGTTACAAACAGGAAAAAATGCAGATTCCTTCTTAGATTCTGAAATTTATTTTGATGGCGGTACGTTGATCTTAGATAGTGTCAATGCGATTTCAAAAGCTGAATATCACAATCGCAACCATCAAGAACGTGATATCATCTCTGTTACGACCGAAGAAAATCCAATGATCGAAGAAGCCAATGATTTTGCTGATATCTTAGAAAATCCTAACGATTCGACAATGGGTGTGCGTTACGAGGAGTGGGTCGAGTTATCACGCAACGTAAATAAAGTATTAACAAGTTTAAGAAAAAGTGCTGGCATCGTTTTTGATGCGGACAAAGCATAA
- a CDS encoding PTS lactose/cellobiose transporter subunit IIA, whose translation MEEQQNLEAVMGLIMYGGNAKSDAMEAIAAAKAGDFDLADQKIVDAEESLVQAHHSQTGMLTQEAQGNHIQVTLLTVHSQDHLMTAIAFTDLAKEIIDLYRRMDNE comes from the coding sequence ATGGAAGAGCAACAAAATTTAGAAGCAGTTATGGGACTTATCATGTATGGAGGTAATGCTAAAAGCGATGCAATGGAAGCGATCGCAGCCGCTAAAGCAGGAGATTTTGACTTAGCAGATCAAAAAATTGTTGATGCAGAAGAATCTTTGGTTCAAGCACATCATTCTCAAACTGGTATGTTAACACAAGAAGCACAAGGAAATCATATCCAAGTGACGTTATTGACAGTTCATAGTCAAGATCATTTAATGACAGCGATCGCATTTACAGATTTAGCAAAAGAAATCATCGATTTATATCGTCGCATGGATAACGAGTAA
- a CDS encoding PTS lactose/cellobiose transporter subunit IIA, with translation MEDQQNLEAVMGLIMYGGNAKSDAMEAIAAAKAGDFDLADQKIVDAEESLVQAHHSQTGMLTQEAQGNHIQVTLLTVHSQDHLMTSIAFTDLAKEIIDLYRRMDNE, from the coding sequence GTGGAAGATCAACAAAATTTAGAAGCAGTTATGGGACTTATCATGTATGGAGGCAATGCTAAAAGCGATGCAATGGAAGCGATTGCGGCTGCCAAAGCAGGCGATTTTGACTTAGCAGATCAAAAAATTGTTGATGCAGAGGAATCTTTAGTCCAAGCACATCATTCTCAAACTGGTATGTTAACACAAGAAGCACAAGGAAATCATATCCAAGTGACGTTATTGACAGTTCATAGTCAAGATCATTTAATGACATCGATTGCATTTACAGATTTAGCAAAAGAAATCATTGATCTGTATCGTCGTATGGACAACGAATAA
- a CDS encoding DUF4828 domain-containing protein, with protein sequence MKKHWSLFLGASLITGIAGSLFLKKQQEKQQADSDIPTLYKSYLGSWWFVNKVKATQHTLKIEDDLQIIIDGKKLSYMLVELTNKRLVAQDEYGYHLIVQCLNDKPASLYDEADDATYVLEATNSFDCPTEN encoded by the coding sequence ATGAAAAAACATTGGTCATTATTTTTAGGTGCATCACTTATTACGGGGATTGCCGGCTCATTGTTCTTAAAAAAACAACAAGAAAAACAGCAGGCTGATTCAGATATTCCTACTTTATATAAGAGTTATTTGGGCAGTTGGTGGTTCGTTAATAAAGTCAAAGCAACCCAACATACCTTAAAGATCGAAGATGATTTGCAAATCATTATCGATGGTAAAAAATTAAGTTACATGTTAGTTGAATTAACAAATAAACGCTTAGTCGCCCAAGATGAATATGGCTATCATTTAATTGTTCAATGTCTAAATGATAAACCTGCTTCGTTATACGATGAAGCAGATGATGCTACTTATGTTTTAGAAGCAACCAATTCTTTTGATTGCCCAACTGAAAACTAA
- a CDS encoding DEAD/DEAH box helicase, whose amino-acid sequence MTFIKHLPEALQEHWQASGFSEPSMIQEKSFHPLQEKENLLGISPTGSGKTLAYVLPLLLNVEKDHGSQLLILAPSQELAVQISQVVRDWATLLQLKTQSLIGGANVGRQIEKLKKKPEILVGTPGRVLELIKTKKIKSHLLKTVVMDEVDQLFHDRELNLTKQILASAPTEFQLVFYSATADRVVEEAKKLTDQLTIIDVTNEDQSGGVVNHYFMALSPRKKSDYLRSFAYTPDFRAMVFFNQVADLGSVEDKLIYEGLTVVGLASDQNKTLRKLAIDQFSKKRAVMLLTTDIAARGLDFEAIPFVVNAEVPLSEESYIHRAGRVGRMGAAGSVITFVNDATKRDYQRLMKKIELPSKEIFLYDGAIHLNRKEKNTVEKKHSKTKLPHKKDPVTTQQPSKQTAKPKKRPKSNKNKGARRKLSQPEA is encoded by the coding sequence ATGACATTTATCAAACATTTACCAGAAGCCTTGCAAGAACATTGGCAGGCTTCTGGTTTTAGCGAGCCATCGATGATTCAAGAAAAGAGTTTCCACCCTTTGCAAGAAAAGGAAAACCTCTTGGGGATTTCACCAACTGGATCAGGAAAAACGCTGGCGTATGTTTTACCATTACTTTTAAATGTAGAAAAAGACCATGGCAGTCAACTGTTGATTTTAGCACCGTCACAAGAATTAGCTGTGCAGATCAGTCAAGTTGTGCGGGATTGGGCAACACTTCTGCAATTAAAAACTCAAAGTCTGATCGGCGGAGCCAACGTTGGTCGACAAATCGAGAAACTTAAAAAGAAACCAGAAATTTTAGTCGGAACCCCAGGCCGCGTACTAGAATTGATCAAAACTAAAAAAATCAAAAGCCATTTGCTAAAGACGGTTGTGATGGATGAAGTCGATCAACTCTTTCATGATAGAGAATTGAATTTAACGAAACAAATTTTGGCAAGTGCGCCAACAGAGTTTCAGCTTGTCTTTTACTCAGCGACTGCAGATCGAGTGGTAGAAGAAGCAAAAAAATTAACGGATCAGCTGACGATCATTGATGTAACAAATGAAGATCAGTCAGGTGGCGTCGTCAACCATTATTTCATGGCTTTATCACCTAGAAAGAAAAGTGATTATTTAAGAAGTTTTGCTTATACACCAGATTTTCGAGCTATGGTTTTCTTCAATCAAGTTGCTGATTTGGGCTCGGTTGAAGACAAACTGATTTATGAAGGATTAACAGTGGTTGGACTTGCTTCCGATCAAAATAAAACATTACGGAAATTGGCGATCGATCAATTTTCTAAAAAAAGAGCTGTAATGCTTTTAACAACGGATATCGCAGCAAGAGGCTTGGATTTTGAAGCTATTCCATTTGTTGTGAATGCCGAAGTTCCTTTATCAGAAGAAAGCTATATCCATCGTGCTGGACGTGTTGGAAGAATGGGAGCAGCGGGCTCTGTCATTACCTTTGTTAATGATGCGACGAAGAGAGATTATCAACGATTGATGAAAAAAATCGAACTTCCTTCTAAGGAAATTTTTCTATACGATGGTGCAATCCATCTGAACAGAAAAGAAAAAAATACAGTCGAAAAAAAACACTCAAAAACAAAATTACCGCACAAAAAAGACCCAGTAACCACACAACAACCAAGCAAACAGACGGCTAAACCTAAAAAACGGCCAAAAAGCAATAAAAACAAAGGGGCTAGACGGAAACTGTCTCAACCTGAAGCATAG